GCTTCAATCTTCATAATTGGAAATTGCATTTTAGGACTAAAATAGCATTTTAAGAACCCTTGCATTGTCCGCTCATGAGGTAATACAGCAATTCAATTAACTTATGGTGTTGGTATCATTAATTTCATAGTAAGTCAATGCCACAATAAAAGATATTTACTGTATATGTTCTTCGTAGGGAGTCCCCAGAGAATCTTTCATGGGCTCTTAGTGTTCTGGTGTCCCCGAAGTTTATGTAGGGATTTTTCGTGCGCGCTTCGTAATAGTTTCTTCGTGTGTATAGCAGAGTTCTTCTCCAAAAGATGGTCTTCTTGAGGTTCACTTTGGTTGAGAAGATAGCCGTAACAAAATGAACAAAACTTGTGTGAATGGACCATATAAGAGAAGATAACCTTCCATTTTTTGCAGAAGTGGTCCTTGGAGTCTGTAGTGTTTCCTATAGATGCCATTTCATTTTGGTTTTATTTCTTAccttaatatattttattttgtcatCAATATATTGTACCAGTATTTGTCGATACGATTAAGGCGAATGTTTCGTAGTTAATTCTGAACCGAATTTAACAATAATTCACCCTACTAACATACCAACAAATCCATATCAATCAAGGACAAAGATATGAAACAACATTAAAAACTCACTACAATATTTCCCCAAAAATTAGACGTTGTTTCACCTGTTTATAAGAAAATGTTTCAATACTTGAAAAAAATGTCTCAGCATTTAAAACGATGAAACATAATCGAATCACACTTGAAACATTCCGCTACAACATATGAACATTGATTTTGAACCATTGAACAAACCCGTGGACATCAAAGATGAAAACATGAAACACTATCAAAATATCCATTACAACATTTTATCCAATCACAAAGAAACATCACAAATCCACTAGCTGAAACATACACACAACAACAACCTGGTTTGGACtgcatcttcctcctctccggcgaACACAGGGTTGCCAAGGGCCACCGCTCGGTGCTCTCCTCCGGTCTTCGTGGGCCCGTAGCGTAGCGGGAGAAGAGGATACGACCGTCGAGGATATCGCAGTGGTGCCAGAGATCAGGGACGATAGGAAGAAGGGGCATGTGAAGTCGACGATGTcacgggtggcggcggcagcgtagGGGTGGGGTGGCTCCGCGGGGACGAAGCTGCCATCAACGTCTAGGAAGCTGAGCAATGGTGGTAGGTGGTTGATGGCGCGGATCCGACGGAGGAAGGTGGGCTCGGTGTTAACACAACGGAAGTTGGCGTAGGCTGTGGCGGTGCGTGCGAGGTcggtgggggagaggaggcgacaCGGGCGAGGTCAGCGGGGGAAAGGAGGTGGCGCGGGTGAGGTCGGCGATGGAGAGAAGGCGATGCAGAACAAGTGGCTGAGAAGGTGCTTGATATTTCATTAGGCATCGGGCGCCCGAGCCTAATCATTTTCGGATGCATTACCTTGTCCAATGGCTGGTGCAGTACATGCTAATTGTACGAGTTTTGACATTTTTAGTTTAGCTAAAACATTGGTGCTCAGTGGAGCATAGCTTGCTGATTGAATTTGGTCATACAGCTTTCAACTCCAATCTCTTCACGGCATGTTGCACCTTGTGTTTTATTTGGTTCTGATGACCAAAAACACTGCGTCATCCGTTTTAACATAGTTGGTATTGTTTAACGGTTTTGCTATTTCACTTGCGACATATTTTTAGGCTTCTATCTTTCACTTTTTCATCCTTAGGattcatatttttaaatatccAACTTGTAGTTTCTTAATATTCAAAGGGGGAGTAATATAAATCTGAAAAGAAGTAAGTTCTCTTTAGTCTTTCCTTTCCTCATTTACTGAGATAATTTTTATTGGTTTTAAGTTGAACCTGTTGTCATCTTCAAAATGAGGCCCTAAAGCCGAAAgcccaaggcccaaggcccaaggcccaaacCACCAGTGGCGGTGGTGAAGCAGTTCGACGACCCGCTGGGCGACTTCCGGCAGTCTGAGCGAGCCAGGCGCCGATGTGGTCCTAGCACTCCTCGGCGGGTTCCCCTTCGTCGCCGCATCGACGCTGCTACAAGATCGTGGTTGGGCcctcggtgacgacggcgaAAGCTCCCCTgctcccacgccgccgtcgccgccgccgccttgctcccttgctcccgcgtcgtcgtcgccgtcgccgtcgccgccgccgccgcgacgtcgccggccgccggacctcctTTCCCGCATCGCCCCGTCGGCCGGCGGCCCGGTCTGCCCAGAGCACCAAACGataagagtgagagagagaggagaaagggagaggaggagagagggtgatgatgtggcagctgacatgtggggcccatgtgggtcccacgctgactcagccgccacgttgGATAAAACCGGGTTGAAAACCACCGGgggacctcgggtgaccggttttgtatagttgagggacctgggtgaccggttttgtatagttgagggacctgtatatctggttttatgaTTGGAGGATGTTTTTTATCTCAATGACAAGTGTATAgcaggccaaacgggcggcccggcccAGCACGACACGGCACGCCGACGGCACGGCCCACTAGGGCACGGCCTGTTAGGCACGGCTCCTatagcgggccgtgccgtgccggcccacgtgccaaggccacggcccaagcacggcccaagaaggtgctgggccgtgccgggccggcacggctactgtagtGGCACGTGGGCTGGTAGTCGGCCCACTAGTACATGTGGCCCATAAAAaatttgaggggaaaaaaagaaaaaaggcagaaaaaacataatataaaggaaaaaatgataaatataggataaatgtgaggaaaatttaggaaatatatcataaaatatatggtacaaataggataaaatgtggaaaaaaataaaaaatatgagaaatatatgggaaaaattagaaaatcgtAGGAAAAATAAATGGGCCGGTGGGCCGTGCCATGCCTGGGCCTTGCCGTGCCGGTACGCTACAGTAAACGTGctgtgccgtgccagcccacgggctgAGGCATCGGCCCAAACACGGCACGggataacgggccgtgccggcacggcccacaggctggcgtgccgtgccgggcctgggccggctacaGTACTGCCGtgctcgggccggcccggcttggcacggcccatttggccaggtTTAGACAagtgagggaccttcggtgcactTTTTCCTTGGCGAGCCACCTAGCTCACCGAACGGCCGAACCCACCAATCTCCATCGCTGCCTATCCACTCCATCCCCTCCTGCTACACTGCTCCGGCCATGGCCATCGCCGCCATCACGGGCGGAGGACGGCGCCCTCCCTGCCGCCGCGGGCCGGCCGCCGTGGCCCCACCCGCGAGGTTCTCCTGCCGCTGCGGCACCCACCCTGGTAAGAacagcggggagagagagagagagagagagagcgcttcCAAGAAATGATATCTTTCCTACTCCTTCCAATGTTCTGTAGTTGTTTGTTATAGtatgttttgtttattttttctctcttgttTTATGTGACTGAAGTGGCACTAGCATACACATCTTGGCAAGCTTTCAGTCTGAATTTTAGTCTCCTCTTCTCTGATTCTGCGAGTGAAGTGGTGGCACAAGATAGACACATATTTGCGAGATTTGAGTCTCAGTTTAGTCCTAATTTAACCACGAGGTATAATCTTGCTTAGCTCAGCTTTCGCATAAGTGTACTAATCTTGATCTGAGTGGAAAAATTGGCAAGGAAAAAGGCACTCACAAAGTCTGAACACTAACTGTAGCTTGTAGTGGTTCTGTTCAAGTTCAAGTTCAGGTTTCATATTCATGTCAAATTTCCACCGCCAATATTgattgatgtgatgtgatgcttTTACATCTTTGCATCACTTCTCTAGACGCTTGACGGCTTGATCAAGTGTTCTTGGTCACAGTTTTGGCCATTCATCATTGTTTCTTGCGCGATGTGCGACCTCCCTAACTCTTTTACTAATTCCTGAAAAACACTGCCTTGTGAATTGCGTTGCTGCTTCCTTGACGTGTATCAGTCTCAATTCTGTCAATACTGAGCTTCTTTTTTCTTGTTCATTTTTGGAAGAACATCTGCGTAGTTCAGTTATGAAATAGGGACACCATTGTCAGTTTGTTGCTGCAATTCTAATTTGATGGGAAATTTTCCTCGTGGTTATGATATTCTTCTCTTCTGAATGTGTTCTCCACATGGTTATAATGTACTTCATTTCTGAATGGAATTTCCACAATGTTATTATTGACCTTTTTTTTCAGAATAAAATTTCCACATGAATGTATAGCCCACCCTGCTTGTGATTGAAATTTGATGAAAAGACTCTTAACACGCACGCTTTAGTTCCGAATGCAAGTAACAATGACTGAGAATTACTGGAGTACCATTTTTTGTGGTTCACTGACCAGGACAATTTCAGCATTCGCAGTTAAGATGGGCTGTTACAGCTCATCAGTTGGACTAAGTAGACTGATTATCATCATCATCGGGGGATTTGCAATTATGACACTGCAAACATTAACCTTTGCTATAATGACACTGGACCCACATTTCATTGACACAGATGGGCCCATTTGTCATCCACTCGGAGTGTCAAAATAGCGAAGCCCCAATGTTCACAGTCCCAATATTGCAATTTTCTTTTTGTGTTCGTTAAAGGAAGAGCCTACATGTTTGAAAGTCGATGCTCAAGAGCAAGACTCCATTAACCGTATCGCGACGCTGTCTGTGTTAGGCTGTACATCCTAAGATGCAAGCTGTACTGTGACAGTTTCTGTGTTGCCCTACATCCTAGACTCCTAGTGATGAAAATCATGTATAACCTTCGCTGAAATGTTCAAACGGTCGAACCATAATAATCTTAGAGTTTCCAGCTAGCGTGGTTCTGTCGGAAACTTATTCAATTATGCATACTATTTTCTTCCATACTTCCTACAACGATTTTGCACACTGTTGTGTAGGATAGGATTGGTGGAAACAATTAACATTGGTTATCTTTAAGCAATGGTGGCAATGCTAAGAtgcttattttctttttggtgaCTCTGTGTTGTAcagttttttttcatatttttttctttttcttaatagAATGAAGTGCAGTCCTCCTATGTTttcgagaaaaagaaaatcttcaAGCAGACACATAAGAAGATTGGTGATATGACATAAGTCACTATGCTATGCCTGTCGGAAGCAAGGTGCATTGTGAATTTTTCATACTAGCTGTAACAGCTACATGTTTTAATTACTGCATACTAAAAATGCCGAGAGTAAACAGTTGAACTGTTGTACCATGTAGTAACTTGTCTAGAACCTTGTTCTTGATGTCGTTGCTGTGTCCGAAACTTTGCTTGTGCTAGCTTGTATCTACATTTTTCTCAAATTGGCTTCAGTACAAAATGAAGCTATcccaaaattttagaattatgaATGTGATTATCCTTGCCTTGATCACTACTACTATATGTCAtcataaaatcattttttttcttttggaaactGCAaccaaactaaatatttttgcaGTTCCCAGGAGGAATGTACTATCCACAATGCTATCCACTTCAACAGTCATCCTCTTCGGATCAAAACAAATCACACTAGCGGAGATAACCGGTGCCACATTCAGGGAGTACATTGACACATTTGATGGCTACTCCTTCCTCTACCCTAAAAGCTGGATCCAGGTCCGAGGAGCCGGTGCCGACATATTCTTCAGAGACCCTTTTGTCCTTGATGAGAACATGTCAGTCGAGATATCGTCTCCTTCATCGTCAAAGTATGTGACGGTTGAAGATCTTGGCCCCCCTGAGAAGGCTGCAGAGAGAGTGCTGCAACAGTACTTGACAGAGTTCATGTCGACCAGGCTGGGCGTTCGACGAACCTCGAACATCCTGTCAGCATCGTCGAAGGTTGCTGACGATGGCAAGCTCTACTATGAAGTTGAGGTGAATCAAACAGATTATACAAATTCCATTCATAATGCACAAAATCAACCTGCAAAGTTCATTTGTTTTTCCCACTTTTTGTTCAGAGATGCTTGAAAGCAACACAAAACCTGCATGAACATTCAGACAACTGTTTTTGCAGGTGAACATAAAGTCTTTTGCCAGCAACAACGAGCTGGCGGTGATGCCGCAAGACAGGGTGCAGCGGCTGGAGTGGGACCGGCGCTACCTGTCGGTGCTCGGCGTCGAGAACAAGCGGCTGTACGAGCTCCGGCTGCAGTCGCCGGAGCAGGTGTTCAAGGAGGAAGAAGGTGACCTGAGGAGAGTCATGGACTCTTTCAGGGTCAACAAGACGGTATAGCAGTAAAGATGCAGATGGAGCACAGCAGGTAGTGCTTTATCTAGTTGAGAACAGAATTTTTTGTATAGCAGATTATTTATTCCCTTCATTATTCTTTCACTTCTTTTTTGTTATCTTGTATAATATTATCATATACAGTACCTTGTGTGTAAGATTTTATATAGTACCTTTGTAAGGTTCTCTGGTGAGAAGAGCAAAAAGATCCAAAACAAGCAAAATTCATGTCAAAGTCTGGCAAATAAGTAATTTGGGACTTGGGAGCTGGGCTCAAGTGAAATCTACAATATTCTTGTAAGCTTTCATACATAACAAGACACACCAAAAGGTTTGTAAGCGTACGAGCTTGTTAATTGGTTCTAATGTGCTGCCGTATCTGGTTAGATTGCATCCTGTCCTATGGCTATGAATGCCAAGGAGAAGTTTAAACTTTACAAGAACGAGAGCTAATCCTTGTGACACCTCCCCCCAAATGCGCCTGACAACATATCAAAACATTTGCATAGTATctgcagagaaaaaaaatgcttttcTGCACAAAACAGGGTGGTGCAAAACTTGAGAGTTTGGTCATGGTGGTTTTGAACTAGTTTTCTTTTGCAGATTTTTTCCCCCTTCTGTTTCTGCTTCTGCTTCAGTTGAGTGAGGCCAGGTGTGGTGATCTTGGCATTCCCAACAATGGCAGCCACCAATTCAGGGTCCGTGCACGCTTTCATTAGCTCCTTCTCACGGTTTGTGGCGTCAGCATTAGTGTACACAGCTGTTCTAGGGGTCTTGAATTCAAAACCTCATTAcaccacatttttttttgtaaacatGATTACTAATGCAAAAATTGAGAAGTCCTTCCAAATAAGCAATTTCTTCCAGAAAATTTCATGGCCTTGAGAAAAAGAACAGCAAAccattaggaaaaaaaatacaacaatttCACATGATGACACATAATCTGATAAGAGACTAAGAGGATCAGAGCTAATAATAATTACTTCAGTAGATAGCTCCTGTTCTACATGGAACAATTTATCATACCACGTCATGAAAAGATAGGCATCATAATATAATATCAACCTAATTACCTATCAAGTATTTCTTCCTGTGATAAGACCATCTCAATAGAAGGGCCTGGaacattaaaaaaacaactaattaCAGAAACTCTATTTGCACTGTCATAAACTAATAGTTTTCAAAGAAAAGGAATAGATTTACAATCAACTCTCATCCAATCTTATAGACAAATGAGAGCCTCAAAAATCTCAGGTTTCAATCTACTTCTGTTGTCATTGATTACCAATTTACCATCCCTTCTTACTGAAAGCATTTTCAGATGGAACCGTCGATGCTGGAATGGCTACGTGCTATGCGTGAGAGTTAATGATATTTAGTCAGTTTGCCTTCCACCAGATCCAATCTTGTAGATAAATGAGAGCCTCAAAAATCTCAGGTTTCAATCTACTTCTGTTGTCATTATT
The window above is part of the Oryza sativa Japonica Group chromosome 7, ASM3414082v1 genome. Proteins encoded here:
- the LOC4342913 gene encoding psbP domain-containing protein 1, chloroplastic isoform X1 yields the protein MAIAAITGGGRRPPCRRGPAAVAPPARFSCRCGTHPVPRRNVLSTMLSTSTVILFGSKQITLAEITGATFREYIDTFDGYSFLYPKSWIQVRGAGADIFFRDPFVLDENMSVEISSPSSSKYVTVEDLGPPEKAAERVLQQYLTEFMSTRLGVRRTSNILSASSKVADDGKLYYEVEVNIKSFASNNELAVMPQDRVQRLEWDRRYLSVLGVENKRLYELRLQSPEQVFKEEEGDLRRVMDSFRVNKTV
- the LOC4342913 gene encoding psbP domain-containing protein 1, chloroplastic isoform X2: MLSTSTVILFGSKQITLAEITGATFREYIDTFDGYSFLYPKSWIQVRGAGADIFFRDPFVLDENMSVEISSPSSSKYVTVEDLGPPEKAAERVLQQYLTEFMSTRLGVRRTSNILSASSKVADDGKLYYEVEVNIKSFASNNELAVMPQDRVQRLEWDRRYLSVLGVENKRLYELRLQSPEQVFKEEEGDLRRVMDSFRVNKTV